The Crocosphaera subtropica ATCC 51142 genome includes a window with the following:
- the gntT gene encoding guanitoxin biosynthesis MATE family efflux transporter GntT has protein sequence MESSFKIVHLETYKNRCLEFFNFPSFSWRFLRLASINILSNLMVPIAGLLSITFLGHLQDIHHLAGVTLATIIFNYLYRALGFLRTSTTGITAQGMGRKDSQDVLLVLLKNGLLALSLGLIILLLQYPLRWIGFNLVSAAPLVKASAQAYYDTRILGAPAALLNFVLIGWFLGKEQSSKVLWLSIIGNGANVILDYLLIIRWGLDSSGAGLATSLSQIIMCLVGVLFVSLDINWNEVKQIVQKISFEQWKGNLMLNRDLFIRTLILLSAFSLFTNVSSAMGTLVLAENSVLLQVFSLVVYFIDGLAFATESLAGNFKGQGIKKQLIPLLKFSGSLSFILALISVSVLILFPKTLFGLLTNHTEIYPYLISHVIWLLPVLGFGSIAFILDGYFIGLAEGVMLRNTAFGSTFIGFVPVAIIAWHYNNSNLLWLALSLFMATRVLLLGLKVPKTLDNL, from the coding sequence ATGGAATCTTCTTTTAAGATAGTTCATCTTGAAACCTATAAGAATCGATGTCTAGAATTTTTTAATTTCCCCTCCTTTTCCTGGCGTTTTTTACGGTTAGCATCCATCAATATTTTATCTAATTTAATGGTTCCCATTGCGGGTTTACTCAGTATTACCTTTTTGGGACATTTACAGGATATTCATCATTTAGCAGGGGTAACATTAGCCACCATTATTTTTAACTATCTTTATCGTGCCTTAGGATTTTTACGCACCAGCACAACAGGAATAACCGCCCAAGGAATGGGCAGAAAAGATTCTCAAGACGTTTTATTAGTGTTACTTAAAAATGGACTATTAGCCTTAAGTTTGGGATTGATTATCTTATTATTACAGTATCCGTTAAGGTGGATCGGATTTAATTTAGTCAGTGCTGCTCCCTTAGTCAAAGCATCGGCTCAAGCTTATTATGATACTCGTATTCTCGGCGCACCGGCTGCTTTGCTCAATTTTGTGCTTATTGGTTGGTTTTTAGGAAAAGAACAAAGTAGTAAAGTATTGTGGCTGTCTATTATTGGCAATGGAGCCAACGTTATTCTAGATTATTTATTAATTATTCGTTGGGGTTTAGACAGTAGTGGGGCTGGTTTAGCTACGTCTTTAAGTCAGATTATCATGTGTTTAGTAGGGGTTCTTTTTGTTTCCCTAGACATTAATTGGAACGAAGTGAAGCAGATTGTTCAAAAAATTTCTTTTGAACAATGGAAAGGGAATTTAATGTTAAATCGTGATTTATTTATTCGTACATTAATTTTATTATCTGCTTTCTCTTTATTTACTAATGTTAGTTCTGCTATGGGAACCTTAGTGTTAGCAGAAAATTCTGTTTTATTGCAAGTTTTTTCTTTAGTGGTATATTTTATCGATGGTTTAGCCTTTGCTACTGAATCTTTAGCCGGAAATTTTAAAGGACAAGGTATCAAAAAACAGTTAATTCCTTTACTCAAGTTTTCAGGAAGTCTTAGTTTTATATTAGCTTTAATTTCCGTTTCCGTTTTAATCTTATTTCCTAAAACTTTATTTGGCTTATTAACCAATCATACAGAAATTTATCCTTATCTCATCTCCCATGTAATTTGGTTATTACCCGTACTGGGGTTTGGTTCGATTGCATTTATTTTAGATGGTTACTTTATCGGTCTGGCAGAAGGGGTGATGTTAAGAAACACCGCTTTTGGATCAACATTTATCGGTTTTGTGCCTGTTGCAATTATAGCCTGGCATTACAATAACAGTAATTTATTGTGGTTAGCTTTATCTTTATTTATGGCGACTAGGGTTTTATTATTAGGTTTAAAAGTGCCTAAAACATTAGACAACCTTTAA
- a CDS encoding EAL domain-containing protein — protein MITKLHQVIRSFLVDNSNEKSSEDIKRIPVNSGKNNQKQSQQLWLFSLPSIIISTLFVTGGIITLRQTGHLQFLELVAYDQMVRVVSSNGSDPRLLIVEVNEEDIKQQKKWPLTDEVIAKVLNQLQEHNPRLIALDIYRDIPHPPGTDTLTKALEQDNIVVVKQLPMGDEPGVTAPETVPKNRVGFSDLPIDPDNVVRRTFLYVESPSGKIKEYSFALQIVLNYLSDNYSSFQVNPDYLKLNSTKIIALNNTSGGYVLPPSEAMGWQILVKYRSKQIRQVISLTDVLTGNFDPNLIKDKIVLIGVTTPNEKDTFPTPYSATATENFEMAGVEIHGQIVSQLLGTVLQEEQTFWFWPEGVEWVWIGFWSLLGGVVVWRSQRLWILGGNVILVVAGLWGLCFLLFTQSGWIPLVPPLLGFLLSGTCVLAYKTVYQTYHDPLTGLANRRSLEQRLQQLNHQNISQQSELVAVLFIDVNRFKSINDGLGHQAGDYLLTAMSQRLQQQLNSRKHLGRVGGDEFAIWLKPVKDKQDVVSFAEKLQQVLSQPLSWQGQEIYPTVTVGISFEETGRNFHGPELLRYADIAMHKAKEFNCSRPQIFEAGMDTQAVQRWHLETDLRLGLEQKEFQLYYQPIISLTTGNIAGFEALVRWNSKTRGFVSPGDFIPVAEETGLIVPLGEWILTEACRQIRAWHERFPRNPALIMSVNLSGRQFSQPNLVKQIQTILDVAGIEGDRLKLEITESMIMNNVEEAISLLNRLKGLGLRLSIDDFGTGYSSLSYLHRFPVDTLKVDKSFVGRMEDGKDSHKYIQIVRTIISLGHNLDLDVIAEGIETEGQMNILESLRCKYGQGYLFSRPLSSENAEALLAEDNPI, from the coding sequence GTGATCACTAAGTTGCATCAAGTAATTCGTTCTTTTCTCGTTGATAATAGTAACGAGAAATCTTCTGAAGACATCAAAAGAATTCCTGTTAATTCGGGTAAAAATAATCAAAAACAATCGCAACAGCTTTGGCTATTTTCTCTACCTTCTATTATCATCTCAACTTTGTTCGTGACTGGAGGAATCATCACCTTAAGACAAACAGGTCATTTACAATTCTTAGAATTAGTGGCTTATGATCAAATGGTACGAGTTGTGTCTAGTAATGGTTCTGATCCTCGTTTATTAATTGTTGAGGTCAACGAAGAGGATATTAAACAACAAAAAAAATGGCCGTTAACTGATGAAGTCATTGCCAAAGTTTTGAATCAATTACAAGAGCATAATCCTAGATTAATTGCCTTAGATATTTATCGTGATATTCCTCATCCGCCAGGAACTGACACTTTAACAAAAGCTCTAGAACAAGATAATATTGTTGTTGTTAAACAACTACCGATGGGTGACGAACCTGGGGTTACTGCTCCTGAAACAGTTCCTAAAAATCGAGTCGGATTTAGTGATTTACCGATCGATCCTGATAATGTAGTCCGCCGAACTTTTTTATATGTTGAGTCTCCTTCGGGAAAAATAAAAGAGTATTCTTTTGCTTTACAAATTGTTTTAAATTATTTAAGTGATAATTATTCATCTTTTCAAGTTAATCCTGACTATTTAAAACTTAACTCTACAAAAATTATTGCCCTGAATAATACTTCTGGTGGCTATGTTTTACCTCCGTCTGAAGCAATGGGCTGGCAAATTTTAGTTAAATATCGTTCAAAGCAAATTAGGCAAGTTATTTCTTTAACTGATGTTTTAACGGGTAATTTTGATCCGAATTTAATCAAAGATAAAATTGTTTTAATTGGGGTAACAACGCCCAATGAAAAAGATACCTTTCCTACCCCTTATAGTGCCACAGCCACAGAAAACTTTGAAATGGCCGGAGTGGAAATTCACGGGCAAATTGTCAGTCAACTTCTGGGAACTGTCCTCCAAGAAGAACAAACGTTTTGGTTTTGGCCAGAAGGGGTAGAGTGGGTCTGGATTGGGTTTTGGTCTTTGTTGGGAGGAGTGGTAGTTTGGCGATCGCAGCGTCTCTGGATTTTAGGGGGCAATGTTATCCTTGTGGTGGCAGGACTCTGGGGACTCTGTTTTTTACTATTTACCCAATCCGGTTGGATTCCTTTAGTTCCGCCTCTACTGGGTTTTTTACTCTCAGGAACCTGTGTTTTAGCCTATAAAACCGTCTATCAAACTTATCATGACCCCCTCACAGGACTGGCCAACCGAAGATCCCTAGAACAAAGATTACAACAACTAAATCATCAAAATATTAGCCAACAATCGGAATTAGTGGCGGTTTTATTCATTGATGTCAATCGTTTCAAAAGCATTAATGACGGCTTAGGCCATCAAGCAGGGGATTATTTATTAACGGCCATGTCCCAACGTCTCCAACAACAGCTTAATTCTCGGAAGCATTTGGGACGGGTTGGGGGCGATGAATTTGCCATCTGGTTAAAACCAGTTAAAGACAAACAAGATGTAGTCTCGTTTGCTGAAAAATTACAACAGGTGTTGAGTCAACCCCTATCTTGGCAAGGACAAGAAATTTATCCCACTGTCACAGTGGGTATTTCTTTCGAGGAAACAGGCAGAAACTTTCATGGACCAGAATTACTCCGTTATGCTGATATTGCGATGCATAAAGCTAAGGAATTTAATTGCAGTCGTCCCCAAATCTTTGAAGCAGGAATGGACACCCAAGCGGTACAACGTTGGCATTTAGAAACGGATTTACGTTTAGGGTTAGAACAAAAAGAATTTCAATTGTATTATCAACCGATTATTTCTTTAACCACGGGCAACATTGCGGGTTTTGAAGCGTTAGTGCGTTGGAATTCTAAAACACGAGGATTTGTTTCCCCAGGGGACTTTATTCCTGTGGCCGAAGAAACAGGGTTAATTGTTCCTTTAGGAGAGTGGATTTTAACCGAAGCTTGTCGTCAAATTCGAGCTTGGCATGAGCGGTTTCCTCGTAATCCTGCTTTAATTATGAGTGTCAATTTATCCGGCCGTCAATTTTCTCAACCGAACCTAGTCAAGCAAATTCAAACCATTCTCGATGTGGCAGGGATTGAAGGCGATCGCTTAAAATTAGAAATCACCGAAAGTATGATCATGAATAATGTAGAAGAGGCTATCTCTCTTCTCAATCGTTTAAAAGGCTTAGGATTACGCTTAAGCATTGATGATTTTGGGACAGGTTACTCGTCGTTGAGTTATTTACATCGTTTTCCTGTGGATACGCTTAAAGTGGATAAATCCTTTGTGGGACGGATGGAAGACGGAAAAGACAGTCATAAATACATTCAAATCGTACGGACGATCATTTCTCTAGGTCATAATTTGGATTTAGATGTAATTGCTGAAGGCATTGAAACGGAAGGACAAATGAATATATTAGAATCCCTCCGTTGCAAATATGGCCAAGGTTATTTATTTTCTCGTCCCCTTTCGAGTGAGAACGCAGAAGCTTTGTTAGCTGAAGACAATCCCATCTAA
- a CDS encoding 6-pyruvoyl-tetrahydropterin synthase-related protein, with protein sequence MTLKDIIKSVHQWLYKHRLAIGILLLYSIVAISLMAPMASSQIINGNFNDTASHVGYIAQARTAIIEGQFPLRVAPLENNSWRYPGFQFYSQLPYFIGGWFYKLVTPTNPYEAYKLVIIIALTIGGFYIYRLSCQLTQSRVAAILAGVAYMSAPYFLNNIHARGAFTEAIAQGILPVVLYYVIQCYLTGKRRYLIFSAISWFCLAVTHIITFVYGTLFFALLALIVVIQTRKTDFTFSRLIPPLQSYGLGWLLGFYFLAPVVFISSHLAISKQLNRNNPFYTNNYTPLANLLSPTSLPPEPSETGLAGTYGLHPAIGWILLGAWLVVMYYYYFSPSIPAKLNKTRPYMIALLWVFAVALFLTWSPINIWAILPRQLWVTQFTFRLLTHVMWAGALLTAYATVLIFRRRLDRRHLILGILIIVFASRPWLPAAKGTLTVDQLLQEPLFRYSGALDYLDRSPITTLYGKAELPLLHPDWTPGYSTWNTFVNHPLLLEAELRYPVWEPGENPVLFIEGEVPLENIAETATLEVHLDGKVIGSFPLVSRELKGEVPLPSLPESSHDFGLKFVVQGETRNGQPLNIRVKQLFLDGMLPKHTLIPVTETEENCQQQGVSTVCEITVSEEANIVQLPVLYYPDMLKVWVNDKGFNKIFAVYYRDYNLTGLDLKPGTYTIRTTFHGLAWANWISGLAWLGLISMMILPNFVRFKDKEGRSQEAEGRR encoded by the coding sequence ATGACTTTAAAAGATATCATAAAATCTGTTCACCAATGGCTATATAAACATCGTCTTGCTATAGGCATTTTACTGTTATATAGCATTGTTGCCATATCATTAATGGCACCTATGGCCTCATCACAAATTATTAACGGAAACTTTAATGATACTGCTTCCCATGTTGGATATATTGCCCAAGCGAGAACCGCAATTATAGAAGGACAATTCCCCTTAAGAGTTGCCCCCCTTGAAAATAATAGTTGGCGTTATCCTGGGTTTCAATTTTATAGTCAGTTGCCCTATTTTATCGGAGGTTGGTTTTATAAATTAGTGACCCCAACCAATCCTTACGAAGCGTATAAATTAGTGATTATAATAGCTTTAACCATCGGGGGATTTTATATCTATCGTTTAAGCTGTCAATTGACGCAATCCCGTGTTGCTGCAATTTTAGCAGGAGTTGCTTATATGTCGGCTCCTTATTTTTTAAATAATATTCATGCCAGAGGAGCCTTTACCGAAGCCATTGCCCAAGGTATTTTACCCGTTGTTTTATACTATGTCATTCAATGTTACTTAACAGGAAAACGGCGTTATCTTATTTTCAGTGCCATTAGTTGGTTTTGTTTAGCCGTTACTCATATTATTACCTTTGTTTATGGCACCTTATTTTTTGCCCTTTTAGCCTTAATTGTTGTTATACAAACAAGGAAAACTGATTTTACCTTTTCCCGTTTAATCCCTCCTCTTCAAAGTTACGGTTTAGGATGGTTATTAGGATTTTATTTCCTCGCTCCTGTTGTTTTTATTTCTTCTCATTTAGCTATTTCTAAACAACTTAACCGTAATAATCCTTTTTATACCAATAATTATACACCCCTCGCTAATTTACTCTCTCCCACATCTTTACCCCCTGAACCCTCGGAAACAGGTTTAGCAGGGACTTATGGTTTACATCCTGCTATAGGATGGATTTTATTAGGGGCTTGGCTTGTAGTGATGTACTATTATTATTTTTCTCCTTCTATCCCTGCTAAACTCAACAAAACTCGTCCCTACATGATTGCTCTACTTTGGGTATTCGCTGTGGCTCTATTTTTGACTTGGAGTCCCATTAATATTTGGGCTATTTTACCCCGTCAATTATGGGTGACACAATTCACTTTTCGTCTTTTAACTCATGTCATGTGGGCAGGGGCATTATTAACAGCCTACGCTACGGTGTTAATCTTTAGGAGAAGATTAGACCGTCGTCATCTCATTCTAGGGATTTTAATTATTGTCTTTGCGAGTCGTCCTTGGCTTCCTGCAGCGAAGGGAACCTTAACCGTTGATCAATTACTACAAGAACCTTTATTTCGCTATTCTGGGGCATTAGATTATCTCGATCGCAGTCCCATTACAACCCTTTATGGAAAAGCAGAATTACCCTTATTACATCCTGACTGGACTCCTGGATATAGCACCTGGAATACCTTTGTTAATCATCCTTTACTACTAGAAGCAGAATTGCGTTATCCAGTTTGGGAACCAGGAGAAAACCCTGTACTGTTTATCGAAGGAGAAGTCCCCTTAGAAAATATTGCTGAGACTGCTACCTTAGAAGTTCATCTTGACGGTAAAGTGATTGGTTCTTTTCCCCTGGTTTCCCGTGAGTTAAAAGGAGAGGTTCCCTTGCCATCCCTCCCCGAATCTAGTCATGATTTTGGCTTAAAATTTGTAGTTCAAGGGGAGACTCGTAATGGTCAACCGTTGAATATCCGAGTTAAGCAACTGTTTTTAGATGGAATGTTACCTAAACATACCTTAATCCCCGTCACGGAAACAGAAGAAAACTGTCAGCAACAAGGCGTAAGTACGGTGTGTGAAATTACCGTTTCAGAAGAAGCTAATATTGTCCAGTTACCTGTGCTGTATTATCCCGATATGTTAAAAGTGTGGGTTAATGATAAGGGATTTAACAAGATTTTTGCTGTTTATTATCGAGACTACAATTTAACAGGGTTAGACCTTAAACCAGGAACGTATACTATTCGCACGACCTTTCATGGGTTAGCTTGGGCCAACTGGATTAGTGGTTTAGCCTGGTTAGGGTTAATTAGTATGATGATTTTGCCCAATTTTGTCCGTTTTAAGGATAAAGAAGGTAGGAGTCAGGAGGCAGAAGGTAGAAGGTAA
- a CDS encoding DUF928 domain-containing protein, whose product MFDNKPIKTTTGVVTVSALMLLSFTSIGATQTERGRNNANQPEESIADSIPDRRKGGASRRPQTSQNTEDEEVVQAPQRRKPAASRNDNNQCNFNPQELVALIPENLHGKTTELSPTLYFSVPAITASTEIEFVLRGPEDELIEKQTFSGKGQAGIMSLKLPKVPHLSSANSEKTYHWYLSIICNQSDRADDVVVEGLLQPITLQSNLLQQLETATLEERIKLYQSHDLWHERLHTLAKMRRSQPQNTQLAQKLGELLESVQLDPTIGQKPLLETEMLSLSH is encoded by the coding sequence ATGTTTGACAACAAACCAATTAAAACAACAACAGGAGTGGTCACCGTGTCCGCCCTGATGCTACTCTCGTTTACCAGTATAGGGGCTACCCAAACAGAAAGGGGTAGAAATAACGCCAATCAACCAGAAGAATCCATCGCTGACAGCATTCCCGATCGCCGTAAAGGTGGAGCCAGTCGTAGACCCCAAACCTCGCAAAATACAGAGGATGAGGAGGTAGTCCAAGCTCCCCAAAGACGTAAACCGGCAGCTAGTCGTAACGATAATAATCAATGTAACTTTAATCCTCAAGAACTGGTGGCTTTGATCCCAGAAAATCTTCACGGAAAAACCACAGAGCTTTCCCCTACATTATACTTTTCCGTTCCTGCTATTACAGCCAGCACAGAAATCGAATTTGTTCTACGAGGTCCTGAGGATGAATTAATAGAAAAACAAACTTTCTCAGGCAAAGGACAAGCAGGAATTATGAGCTTAAAATTGCCCAAAGTTCCCCACCTTTCCTCGGCTAACTCCGAGAAAACTTACCATTGGTATTTATCAATTATTTGTAATCAAAGCGATCGGGCTGATGATGTAGTCGTCGAAGGATTACTACAACCCATTACCCTCCAATCGAACCTACTCCAACAGCTAGAAACGGCTACCCTGGAAGAACGGATCAAACTGTATCAATCCCATGATCTTTGGCACGAAAGGTTACATACCTTAGCCAAAATGAGGCGATCACAACCCCAAAATACTCAACTCGCTCAAAAACTGGGAGAGTTACTTGAATCGGTTCAATTAGATCCCACCATCGGACAAAAACCCTTATTAGAGACTGAAATGCTCAGTTTAAGCCATTAA
- a CDS encoding WecB/TagA/CpsF family glycosyltransferase, which produces MRTSPKTSSVLGLPVHLSDNYTGWLLQCLEKEQGVHVVTLNAEMAMLAEKDPLVAKIIKEADLVIPDGAGVVIYLKMRGQQQQRCPGIELAQSLIEGLGSNGQGNVIAFYGGKPGVTAAAADYWRGKLPEANIITAHGYLSPEEQETWKNTLKIQQPRLILVGLGVPRQEVWIRENRALCPQAIWVGVGGSFDIWSGTKSRAPGWLRNNNLEWLYRLYQEPWRWRRMLVLPQFFLKSLFYRH; this is translated from the coding sequence ATGCGAACTTCCCCTAAAACTTCGTCTGTTCTCGGTTTACCGGTTCACTTATCGGATAACTATACTGGTTGGTTGCTGCAATGCCTTGAGAAAGAGCAAGGGGTTCATGTGGTCACCCTAAACGCAGAAATGGCAATGTTAGCCGAAAAAGACCCACTAGTAGCTAAAATCATTAAAGAAGCGGATTTAGTTATTCCTGATGGGGCTGGTGTGGTTATCTATTTAAAAATGAGAGGACAACAACAGCAACGCTGTCCGGGGATTGAATTAGCCCAGTCGTTGATTGAAGGGTTAGGAAGCAATGGTCAAGGGAATGTGATTGCTTTTTATGGGGGTAAACCAGGAGTAACAGCAGCGGCCGCAGACTATTGGCGTGGCAAATTGCCTGAAGCCAATATTATTACCGCTCATGGGTATCTTTCTCCAGAAGAACAGGAAACCTGGAAAAATACCCTAAAAATACAACAACCTCGCTTAATTTTGGTGGGGTTGGGGGTTCCTCGCCAAGAAGTATGGATTCGTGAAAATAGAGCGTTGTGTCCCCAAGCTATTTGGGTAGGGGTTGGGGGTAGTTTTGATATTTGGTCAGGAACAAAGAGTCGGGCCCCTGGGTGGTTACGGAATAATAATTTAGAGTGGTTATATCGGCTCTATCAAGAACCTTGGCGTTGGCGAAGAATGTTAGTGCTACCGCAATTTTTCCTCAAATCCCTTTTTTACCGTCATTAA